The Cervus canadensis isolate Bull #8, Minnesota chromosome X, ASM1932006v1, whole genome shotgun sequence genome contains a region encoding:
- the LOC122435203 gene encoding dolichyl-diphosphooligosaccharide--protein glycosyltransferase subunit 4-like, translated as MPREPPPRWRQVSYLKLVPRPRRNRAQLISMITEVQLAIFAKVLGMSLFLLVILCHYVAVNNPKKQE; from the exons ATGCCCAGGGAACCACCGCCAAGATGGAGGCAG GTTTCCTACCTCAAGCTAGTCCCCAGGCCGCGTCGGAACCGAGCCCAGCTGATCAGCATGATCACGGAGGTGCAGCTCGCCATCTTCGCCAAGGTGCTGGGCATGTCGCTCTTCCTGCTCGTCATTCTCTGTCACTACGTGGCCGTCAACAATCCCAAGAAGCAGGAATGA